In the Pedobacter cryoconitis genome, AGCATATATTTTCATATTGACATGGCAAAACAAATAAGTGAGTTAAAATTAGGGATTCTTGGTGGTGGACAATTAGGGCGAATGTTAATTCAGGAAGCTATTAATTATAACCTGACTACGCTGGTTTTGGATCCTGATCATGAAGCTCCCTGCAAAAATCTTGCAAACTACTTTGAGTGCGGATCTATCACTGATTTCGATACAGTTTATAAATTCGGTAAAAAAGCAGATGTGATTACTATCGAAATTGAAAAGGTAAATATCGAAGCTTTAGAGCAATTGGAAAAAGAAGGTAAAATGGTATTTCCACAAGCCAGGGTTATTCGTTTAATCCAGGATAAAGGTATACAGAAACAATTTTTCAAAGAAAATGATATCCCTACAGCTCCTTTTCAGCTAGCCAATACCAAAGAAGACTTGTTGAATTCCAGCTTCCCATTCCCATATATGCTTAAACAACGCAAAGACGGTTATGATGGTAAAGGCGTAATGCGGATTAACACCATAGCAGACCTGGATAATGCATTTGACAGCCCTTGTTTGATTGAAGAACTTGTTGACTTTGAAAAAGAAATCGCAGTAATTGTATCCAGAAACTCAAATGGAGAGGTGAAGACCTTCCCGATGGTAGAAATGGAATTCAATGCAGAAGCAAATCTTGTAGAGTTTTTGATCTCTCCTTCTACTTACCCTGAGCATGTTCAGGAAAGAGCAGAAACAATTGCTAAAAACATTGCTGCAGCTTTAAACATAACAGGTTTGCTGGCAGTAGAAATGTTTATTACCAAAGATGGACAAATATTAGTCAATGAATTAGCACCAAGACCTCACAATAGTGGTCATCATACCATAGAGGGGAATTATGTCTCACAATTTGATCAGCATCTACGCGCTGTGTTCAATTTGCCTTTGGGCGATACACGTGCCATCAATAACGCAGTTATGCTGAATGTATTAGGCGAAAAAGGACATGATGGTGTTGCAAAATACCAGGGTCTGGAGAAGATAATGGCTATAGATGGTGTTTATGTACACCTTTATGGTAAAAAATATACAAAGCCTTTCCGCAAAATGGGCCACATCACTATTGTGGATCAAAACAGGGAGGCTGCTATTGAAAAGGCAAATTTAATCAAAGAAACCCTAAAAGTAATATCTTAATGAGCGCACAAGTAGGCATAATTATGGGCAGCAAGTCTGATTTAAATATCATGAACGATGCTGCTGATATTTTAAAAGAATTTGGAGTAGAGTTTGAAATGACGGTTGTTTCTGCACACCGTACACCAGATAGAATGTTCAGCTATGCGAAAGAAGCTGCTTCAAGAGGAATTAAAGTTATTATTGCTGGTGCTGGTGGTGCCGCGCATTTACCGGGCATGGTAGCGTCTATTACTGTTCTGCCTGTTATTGGAGTTCCTGTAAAAAGTTCTAATAGTATTGATGGATGGGATTCGATTTTATCTATTTTACAAATGCCAAATGGGATTCCTGTAGCTACTGTAGCATTGAATGCAGCTAAAAACGCAGGTTTGCTCGCCGTTCAGATTTTATCT is a window encoding:
- the purE gene encoding 5-(carboxyamino)imidazole ribonucleotide mutase gives rise to the protein MSAQVGIIMGSKSDLNIMNDAADILKEFGVEFEMTVVSAHRTPDRMFSYAKEAASRGIKVIIAGAGGAAHLPGMVASITVLPVIGVPVKSSNSIDGWDSILSILQMPNGIPVATVALNAAKNAGLLAVQILSTADSALAVKMQEYKDELRKKVEESAAELES
- a CDS encoding 5-(carboxyamino)imidazole ribonucleotide synthase encodes the protein MAKQISELKLGILGGGQLGRMLIQEAINYNLTTLVLDPDHEAPCKNLANYFECGSITDFDTVYKFGKKADVITIEIEKVNIEALEQLEKEGKMVFPQARVIRLIQDKGIQKQFFKENDIPTAPFQLANTKEDLLNSSFPFPYMLKQRKDGYDGKGVMRINTIADLDNAFDSPCLIEELVDFEKEIAVIVSRNSNGEVKTFPMVEMEFNAEANLVEFLISPSTYPEHVQERAETIAKNIAAALNITGLLAVEMFITKDGQILVNELAPRPHNSGHHTIEGNYVSQFDQHLRAVFNLPLGDTRAINNAVMLNVLGEKGHDGVAKYQGLEKIMAIDGVYVHLYGKKYTKPFRKMGHITIVDQNREAAIEKANLIKETLKVIS